In one Planctomycetota bacterium genomic region, the following are encoded:
- a CDS encoding ORF6N domain-containing protein codes for MNNKISIIPAERIEHSILLIRGHKVILDKDMAALYGVTTFNLNKAVKRNLKRFPPDFMFRLTSAEFKSLIFRFGISKPGRGGTRYCPYAFTEQGVAMLSGVLNSERAILVNIEIMRTFARLRRILSSHKAMARKLDALEQKYDTQFRVVFDAIRQLMIEETKPKPRIGFRKQ; via the coding sequence ATGAACAATAAAATTTCTATTATTCCGGCAGAACGTATTGAGCATTCCATCCTGTTAATTCGGGGCCACAAGGTCATATTAGATAAGGACATGGCTGCGCTTTATGGCGTAACGACTTTCAACCTTAATAAGGCGGTTAAACGCAATCTTAAAAGATTTCCGCCTGATTTTATGTTTCGGCTGACATCGGCTGAATTCAAATCTTTGATATTCCGGTTTGGAATATCAAAGCCAGGCCGAGGCGGAACACGATATTGCCCGTATGCCTTTACGGAACAAGGTGTGGCAATGCTGTCCGGAGTTCTCAATAGTGAAAGGGCGATATTGGTTAATATTGAAATCATGCGGACATTCGCCAGATTGCGCCGGATACTTTCATCGCACAAAGCAATGGCCCGTAAACTTGATGCATTAGAACAGAAATACGATACTCAATTCAGAGTGGTATTTGATGCGATTCGTCAATTGATGATAGAAGAGACCAAGCCAAAGCCGCGGATAGGATTTCGTAAACAATAG
- a CDS encoding M3 family oligoendopeptidase: MKFGEFGYLRPDIKDVQTRYQILLDKLESAPTPQDMESLMADINKLRIEFGSMGAIAAIRHTINTTDEFYKNEQAYFDQAGPLLGQYETRYYAILIKSKHRAWLENKVGKHLFVMAELALKVFKPEIVPDLQAENKLSTEYTALLASARIMFEGQERTLSQMGPFLISPDRQMRQKAAKAKYAFLSSHEAELDELYDKLVKTRVAIAHKLGYKNFVQLGYDRMGRSDYDAKMVANFRKQVKEFIVPIASGLRERQRVRLGLDKLKYYDEGLNFQDGNAKPKGDPDWIINNGRQMYSELSPETKEFFDFMLDSELMDLVSKPNKAGGGYCAFIGKYKAPFIFSNFNGTSGDIDVLTHEAGHAFQAYTTRDFIVPEYQSPTSEAAEIHSMSMEFFTWPWMEKFFKEDTRKYRFGHLNNAMLFIPYGVTVDEFQHFVYENPNATPTERKKQWREIEKKYLPHRDYDDNQYLANGGFWHQQLHIFKSPFYYIDYTLAEICAFQFWKKSLEDRTNAWSDYVRLCQTGGKQAFVGLTQVAKLISPFQDGCVKSVVGTIKTWLDDEQNSRM, encoded by the coding sequence ATGAAATTCGGCGAATTTGGATACCTGCGACCGGATATCAAGGATGTCCAGACCCGTTACCAGATACTGCTGGACAAACTGGAGTCCGCGCCTACGCCTCAGGATATGGAATCCCTGATGGCTGACATCAATAAACTCCGGATTGAATTCGGGTCAATGGGCGCGATTGCGGCCATCCGCCACACCATCAACACCACGGACGAATTCTATAAGAACGAGCAGGCCTATTTCGACCAGGCCGGCCCGTTGCTGGGCCAATACGAGACCCGGTATTACGCCATCCTGATAAAATCCAAGCACCGGGCCTGGCTGGAAAACAAGGTGGGCAAGCATCTTTTTGTCATGGCTGAACTGGCCCTCAAGGTCTTCAAGCCCGAAATTGTGCCGGACCTGCAGGCCGAGAACAAACTCTCCACCGAATACACGGCCCTGCTGGCCTCGGCCCGGATAATGTTCGAAGGCCAGGAGCGGACCCTGTCCCAGATGGGTCCGTTCCTGATTTCGCCGGACCGGCAGATGCGCCAAAAGGCGGCTAAGGCCAAATACGCATTCCTGTCCAGCCACGAAGCCGAACTGGACGAACTCTATGACAAGCTGGTCAAGACCCGGGTGGCTATTGCCCATAAACTCGGATACAAGAACTTTGTGCAACTGGGCTATGACCGGATGGGCCGTTCGGATTACGACGCCAAGATGGTGGCCAATTTCCGCAAGCAGGTCAAGGAATTCATCGTGCCCATCGCCTCGGGTTTAAGGGAACGGCAGCGGGTCCGGCTCGGGCTGGACAAACTAAAATACTATGACGAGGGCCTGAATTTCCAGGACGGCAACGCCAAGCCCAAGGGCGACCCGGACTGGATTATCAACAACGGCCGGCAGATGTATTCCGAACTCTCGCCTGAAACAAAAGAATTCTTCGACTTTATGCTGGACAGCGAACTCATGGACCTGGTCAGCAAACCCAACAAGGCCGGGGGCGGTTACTGCGCCTTTATCGGCAAATACAAGGCGCCGTTTATATTCTCCAACTTCAACGGCACCTCAGGCGACATTGACGTCCTGACCCACGAGGCCGGACACGCCTTCCAGGCATACACCACCCGCGATTTTATTGTGCCGGAATACCAGAGCCCGACTTCTGAAGCGGCCGAGATACATTCCATGAGCATGGAATTCTTCACCTGGCCCTGGATGGAAAAATTCTTCAAGGAAGATACCCGCAAATACCGGTTCGGGCATCTCAATAACGCTATGCTCTTTATTCCCTACGGCGTCACCGTTGATGAATTCCAGCATTTCGTTTATGAGAATCCCAATGCCACGCCAACCGAGCGCAAGAAACAATGGCGCGAGATAGAAAAGAAATACCTGCCGCACCGGGATTATGATGATAACCAATATCTGGCCAACGGCGGGTTCTGGCACCAGCAGTTGCACATCTTCAAGAGTCCGTTTTATTATATTGATTACACATTGGCTGAGATATGCGCCTTCCAGTTCTGGAAGAAGTCGTTGGAAGACCGGACGAACGCCTGGTCGGATTATGTCAGGTTATGCCAGACCGGGGGCAAGCAGGCATTTGTCGGCCTGACCCAAGTGGCCAAACTGATATCCCCGTTCCAGGACGGCTGTGTCAAATCCGTGGTCGGGACCATCAAAACTTGGTTAGACGACGAGCAAAATAGTAGAATGTGA